One stretch of Arachis hypogaea cultivar Tifrunner chromosome 20, arahy.Tifrunner.gnm2.J5K5, whole genome shotgun sequence DNA includes these proteins:
- the LOC112784606 gene encoding syntaxin-related protein KNOLLE gives MNDLMTKSFTSYVDLKKAAMKDELDLEAGQGVELSSSTTHMDTDMGLFLEEAEKVKTEMASLREILERLQQANEEGKSLHKPDALKSLRTRINSDIVTLLKKARAIRAHLEDMDKANSANRRLSGLKDGTTTAIYRTRIAVTNGLRKKLKELMMEFQGLRQRMMTEYKETVGRRYFTVTGEYPDEEVIEKIISNGEEEEFLGKAIGEHGRGKVMETVVEIQDRHDAAKEIEKSLLELHQVFLDMAVMVEAQGEKMDDIEHHVIHASHYVKDANKELVSANKYQRNSRKWLCIGIIILLILILVIVIPIATSFSSS, from the coding sequence ATGAACGATCTAATGACCAAGTCATTCACGAGCTACGTGGATCTGAAGAAAGCGGCAATGAAAGACGAATTGGACTTGGAAGCAGGGCAGGGAGTGGAGCTGAGCTCTTCCACCACTCACATGGACACGGACATGGGCCTGTTCTTGGAGGAAGCCGAGAAGGTGAAGACCGAGATGGCGAGCCTCCGCGAGATACTCGAGAGGCTCCAACAGGCCAACGAAGAGGGCAAATCACTCCACAAGCCCGACGCTCTCAAATCTCTAAGGACAAGAATCAATTCCGACATTGTCACGCTTCTCAAGAAGGCCCGGGCCATTCGAGCCCATCTGGAAGACATGGACAAAGCCAACTCCGCAAACAGGAGGCTCTCGGGACTCAAGGACGGGACCACAACCGCCATCTACCGCACTCGGATCGCGGTGACGAACGGGCTCCGGAAGAAGCTGAAGGAGCTGATGATGGAGTTCCAGGGGCTGAGGCAGAGGATGATGACAGAGTACAAGGAGACTGTTGGAAGAAGGTACTTCACGGTGACGGGTGAGTACCCGGACGAAGAGGTGATCGAGAAGATAATTTCGAATGGCGAAGAAGAGGAGTTCTTGGGGAAGGCGATTGGGGAGCATGGGAGGGGGAAAGTGATGGAAACGGTGGTTGAGATTCAGGACAGGCACGATGCGGCGAAAGAGATCGAGAAGAGCTTGCTTGAGTTGCATCAGGTTTTCTTGGACATGGCGGTTATGGTGGAGGCTCAAGGGGAGAAGATGGATGACATTGAGCACCACGTGATCCATGCTTCTCACTACGTTAAGGATGCTAACAAAGAACTTGTGAGCGCTAACAAGTACCAGAGGAACAGTAGGAAGTGGCTCTGCATTGGGATCATCATTCTTCTCATCCTCATCCTTGTTATTGTCATTCCCATCGCCACCAGTTTCAGTAGCTCTTGA